In one window of Deinococcus sonorensis KR-87 DNA:
- a CDS encoding NAD-dependent epimerase/dehydratase family protein encodes MRIVVTGATGFLGGVAARRLAEAGHVVTGLGRDPERGAALSASGIRFVAADLTTPAQWEPLLDHTDAVLHAAALSSLWGRWDEFVAQNVTASDRVARACAARGLRLVHVSTPSVYNATGLQTQVPESTPVGPRFDSRYARSKFMAEQAVQLAHPEATILRPRGIYGSGDRSLLPRLVRALRSGRLPRLTRHEVHSELTHVDNAAHAALLALESPAPAAGLYNVSDGVSVPIWALLDRLADQLGVARPGPYIPAPLVEGAAVVLEGLARLHPAQPEPMLTASGVRLLTRPMTLDLARARRRLSYRPLVRPEDGLDAVLRALP; translated from the coding sequence ATGCGCATCGTGGTGACGGGAGCAACCGGCTTTCTGGGCGGCGTGGCGGCGCGTCGGCTGGCCGAGGCTGGCCATGTGGTGACGGGCCTGGGCCGGGACCCGGAACGCGGGGCCGCGCTGAGTGCCTCGGGGATCCGCTTCGTGGCGGCCGACCTGACCACGCCTGCACAGTGGGAGCCACTGCTGGACCACACCGACGCCGTGCTGCATGCGGCAGCGCTCTCCAGCCTGTGGGGCCGCTGGGACGAGTTCGTGGCCCAGAACGTGACGGCCAGCGACCGGGTGGCTCGCGCGTGCGCCGCCCGGGGGCTGAGGTTGGTGCATGTCAGCACGCCCAGCGTGTACAACGCCACCGGCCTGCAGACCCAGGTACCGGAATCCACCCCGGTCGGTCCGCGCTTCGACAGCCGGTATGCGCGCAGCAAGTTTATGGCCGAGCAGGCGGTTCAGCTGGCCCATCCGGAGGCCACCATCCTGAGACCCCGCGGCATTTACGGCTCCGGGGACCGCAGCCTGCTGCCCCGGCTGGTGCGGGCGCTGCGGTCGGGCCGGCTGCCGCGGCTGACCCGCCACGAGGTTCACAGTGAGCTGACCCACGTGGACAATGCCGCGCACGCGGCCCTGCTGGCGCTGGAGTCCCCCGCACCGGCCGCCGGGCTGTACAACGTCTCGGACGGGGTCAGCGTGCCGATCTGGGCGCTGCTGGACCGGCTGGCTGACCAGCTGGGGGTGGCGCGGCCCGGCCCGTATATTCCCGCGCCGCTGGTGGAGGGCGCGGCGGTGGTCCTGGAAGGTCTGGCCCGCCTGCATCCGGCCCAGCCGGAGCCGATGCTGACCGCCAGCGGCGTGCGGCTGCTGACCCGGCCGATGACCCTGGACCTTGCGCGGGCACGCCGGCGGCTCAGCTATCGCCCGCTCGTCCGGCCCGAAGATGGCCTGGACGCCGTGCTGAGGGCGCTGCCATGA
- a CDS encoding isoaspartyl peptidase/L-asparaginase family protein, giving the protein MTNPVLAIHGGCGAIPKAELTPDADREARAALRQALEAGHAVLTSGGSALEAVTAAVLVMEDAPVFNSGYGAALNRDGVHELDASVMDGSSGLAGAVAGARRIRHPVLAARALAVQSDPLLLIGDAADRWAEAQGLEVVDNTFFSTPSRHEALERMLERERQGTLQHAPERDKHGTVGAAALDRHGHLAAATSTGGYTAKPCGRVGDTPIIGAGTWADDRTCAVSGTGKGELFIRRALGHEIHARMLYQGATLAEATDALIHEDLKALGGGAGLCAVDREGRVALPFNTEGMYRGWISADGIYVAVHED; this is encoded by the coding sequence ATGACGAATCCTGTGCTGGCCATTCACGGCGGCTGCGGCGCCATTCCCAAAGCTGAACTGACCCCGGACGCGGACCGGGAGGCGCGCGCGGCGCTGCGGCAGGCGCTGGAGGCGGGCCATGCGGTGCTGACCTCGGGCGGCAGCGCCCTGGAGGCGGTCACGGCCGCGGTGCTGGTCATGGAGGACGCGCCGGTCTTCAACTCCGGCTACGGTGCGGCCCTCAACCGCGACGGCGTCCACGAGCTGGACGCCTCGGTGATGGACGGGAGCTCCGGGCTGGCTGGCGCCGTGGCAGGCGCGCGGCGGATCCGGCATCCGGTACTGGCGGCGCGCGCGCTGGCCGTCCAGTCCGATCCACTGCTCCTGATCGGGGACGCGGCTGACCGCTGGGCCGAGGCGCAGGGCCTGGAGGTAGTGGACAACACGTTTTTCAGCACCCCCTCGCGCCACGAAGCGCTGGAACGCATGCTGGAACGGGAGCGCCAGGGGACACTGCAGCACGCTCCAGAGCGTGACAAGCACGGAACGGTGGGCGCGGCGGCGTTGGACCGGCACGGGCATCTGGCGGCCGCCACCTCCACCGGGGGTTACACGGCCAAACCATGCGGGCGGGTGGGCGACACCCCCATCATCGGGGCCGGCACCTGGGCCGACGACCGCACCTGTGCGGTGTCGGGCACCGGCAAGGGCGAACTGTTTATCCGGCGGGCACTGGGGCACGAGATCCACGCCCGCATGCTGTATCAGGGCGCCACCCTGGCGGAAGCCACCGACGCCCTGATCCACGAGGATCTGAAGGCCCTGGGTGGGGGGGCCGGGCTGTGCGCGGTGGACCGTGAGGGCCGGGTGGCGCTGCCCTTCAACACCGAGGGGATGTACCGAGGCTGGATCAGCGCGGACGGCATCTATGTGGCCGTGCACGAGGACTGA
- a CDS encoding GGDEF domain-containing protein, whose translation MFASLLGLVGRMLNASEAQVVQLSPHQRWSIQLTQAPAEHIVDRPLISRSGEQLGSLHLHLPVPIVQTAPASRMLEDAAQLALGLLENEKQRRQQEEELQTLHSRLHHAQLLAEVTSLAQRDLSPRAMIRTIADLIGTSIDVDWAGLATYRQGRLHFESSVYQPDINPAFLDLISRNEIGALGRDVTAQSLTTHGPLFVDDYPAHPAARQSLIDAHLQAGAWLPVGEYDGAFVAILVARIGRRHPWSTAERQLLLAAAQTVRIAVERQEHARQLRYAAFHDDLTGLHNRRCFDSDLTTACKEGKTFSLLMMDLDGFKQINDRFGHGEGDRVLTAVATALTRAAAADVKVYRLGGDEFAAIQPGRVSQHQLQVYLKEVMELLRGQRIQSVGMSCGLIWCPDEAQTAETAHRLVDHRMYQEKLSRGGGGR comes from the coding sequence ATGTTCGCGTCGCTTTTAGGGCTGGTGGGCCGGATGCTGAATGCTTCCGAAGCGCAGGTTGTTCAATTGTCTCCCCATCAACGCTGGTCAATTCAGCTGACCCAGGCCCCGGCTGAGCACATTGTTGATCGACCACTTATCAGCAGGTCCGGAGAGCAGCTCGGCTCGCTCCACTTGCATCTGCCGGTCCCCATCGTCCAGACAGCACCCGCGTCAAGAATGCTGGAGGACGCTGCCCAGCTCGCGCTGGGCCTGCTGGAAAACGAAAAGCAGAGACGACAGCAAGAGGAGGAGCTTCAGACCCTGCACTCCAGGCTGCACCACGCTCAGCTCCTGGCGGAGGTGACGTCGCTCGCCCAGCGCGACCTCTCGCCACGTGCGATGATCCGAACCATCGCTGATCTGATCGGCACCTCAATTGATGTGGACTGGGCCGGCCTGGCCACTTACCGGCAGGGCCGCCTGCACTTCGAATCGAGTGTCTACCAGCCGGACATCAACCCTGCATTCCTGGATCTGATCAGCAGGAACGAAATCGGTGCACTCGGCCGTGACGTGACGGCACAGTCACTCACGACTCACGGTCCCCTGTTTGTCGACGATTATCCCGCGCACCCTGCCGCACGACAGTCCCTGATCGACGCTCACCTTCAGGCGGGGGCATGGCTTCCGGTCGGGGAGTACGACGGCGCCTTTGTCGCGATCCTGGTGGCCAGAATCGGGCGGCGGCACCCCTGGTCGACCGCTGAACGCCAGCTCCTGCTCGCAGCGGCCCAAACTGTCCGCATCGCGGTGGAGCGTCAGGAGCATGCCCGGCAGCTCCGGTACGCGGCATTCCACGATGACCTGACCGGCCTTCACAACCGGCGTTGTTTCGACTCCGACCTGACGACCGCCTGTAAGGAAGGGAAGACGTTCTCGCTGCTGATGATGGATCTGGACGGGTTCAAGCAGATCAACGACCGCTTCGGACACGGCGAGGGCGACCGGGTCCTCACGGCGGTGGCCACCGCACTGACCCGAGCGGCGGCAGCTGACGTCAAGGTCTACCGCCTGGGCGGGGACGAGTTCGCCGCGATCCAGCCGGGCCGGGTCAGCCAGCATCAGCTCCAGGTTTACCTGAAGGAGGTGATGGAGCTGCTCCGGGGCCAGCGGATCCAGAGTGTAGGCATGAGCTGTGGGCTGATCTGGTGCCCCGATGAGGCGCAGACCGCTGAGACTGCACACCGGCTGGTCGACCACAGGATGTACCAGGAGAAGCTCAGCCGAGGTGGAGGAGGTCGGTAA
- a CDS encoding MBL fold metallo-hydrolase has product MTVRVVPLTAGACLNVAALTERGAPWRVREYPAGYALLLHPSRGPVLFDCGYGPAVLQAMRRWPGLLYGAVTPVRLPASQTVPAALARLGLTPADIRQVIVSHLHADHVGALRQLTAATFVLDPAAYTPLRGLRGVQAVRRAYLPDLLPPDFDDRLSPLTFQASPPGLAPFEWAADIYGDGSVWAVPVPGHAPGMIALVVRTQPGAALEGSGEGLTVLASDVAYSVRALREGLEAHPLTHLTFFNATQERQSRARLRQWLQRHPRARVIVSHDLPEPDHG; this is encoded by the coding sequence ATGACGGTGCGGGTCGTGCCGCTGACCGCCGGAGCGTGCCTCAATGTGGCGGCGCTAACCGAGCGTGGCGCCCCCTGGCGGGTGCGGGAATACCCGGCCGGCTATGCTCTGCTGCTCCATCCGTCACGCGGCCCGGTGCTGTTTGACTGCGGGTACGGGCCGGCCGTCCTGCAGGCCATGCGGCGCTGGCCCGGCCTCCTGTATGGCGCGGTGACGCCGGTGCGGCTGCCGGCCAGCCAGACTGTCCCAGCGGCCCTGGCCCGCCTCGGCCTGACCCCGGCTGACATCAGGCAGGTGATCGTGTCGCATCTGCATGCAGACCATGTGGGCGCGCTGCGTCAGCTGACCGCGGCCACCTTCGTACTGGATCCCGCCGCCTACACTCCGCTGCGGGGCCTACGCGGGGTGCAGGCGGTGCGGCGGGCGTATCTGCCGGACCTGCTGCCCCCCGATTTCGACGACCGGCTGTCGCCGCTGACCTTTCAGGCCTCGCCGCCTGGCCTCGCCCCGTTCGAATGGGCGGCCGACATCTACGGCGACGGCAGTGTGTGGGCGGTGCCGGTGCCCGGACACGCGCCGGGCATGATCGCCCTGGTGGTCCGGACCCAGCCTGGAGCCGCGCTGGAGGGGTCTGGTGAAGGCCTGACCGTGCTGGCCAGCGACGTGGCGTACAGCGTCCGGGCGCTGAGGGAGGGCCTGGAGGCGCACCCGCTGACCCACCTGACGTTTTTCAACGCCACCCAGGAACGGCAGAGCCGCGCACGGCTGCGCCAGTGGCTGCAGCGCCATCCGCGGGCGCGGGTCATCGTCAGCCATGATCTGCCGGAACCGGACCATGGATAG
- a CDS encoding 3-oxoacyl-ACP synthase III family protein encodes MTGILNFRILATAAVLPRRVVTTAEVAALCGLDPQVAMQRTGVRERRWLSGDENALTLGAQAGQAALAAASLAPSDVDLLLNASGSQLQPIPDGAPLLARALGLRGSAAYSMHATCLSFLVALQHAALLIHAGQARYVLIISSEAGSIGLSWAQPESALLIGDGAAAVLVGPADHPYQGLEAARFETYPEGADHTRIRGGGSLLPPGHPQATAEVFTFDMQGRRVLRLASLVVPGFLERLRPGLSQGLPGIDRVVPHQASLAGLELMRRFGWPEDRVEVTLPTLGNVIAASLPLTLHQALRQQQEGTLLLVGTGAGFSVGGLIVRL; translated from the coding sequence ATGACCGGCATCCTGAACTTCCGCATCCTGGCCACTGCAGCCGTCCTTCCCCGCCGGGTGGTCACCACTGCGGAGGTGGCCGCATTGTGCGGCCTTGACCCGCAGGTCGCCATGCAACGCACCGGCGTGAGGGAGCGACGCTGGCTGTCCGGGGACGAAAATGCCCTGACGCTCGGGGCGCAGGCGGGTCAGGCCGCGTTGGCCGCCGCCAGCCTCGCTCCCAGCGACGTGGACCTGTTGCTCAATGCCAGTGGCAGCCAGCTGCAACCCATCCCAGATGGCGCTCCGCTGCTGGCGCGGGCGCTGGGCCTCCGTGGGTCTGCCGCCTACAGCATGCACGCCACCTGCCTGAGTTTCCTTGTGGCATTACAGCACGCCGCCCTGCTGATCCACGCCGGGCAGGCACGCTACGTATTGATCATCAGCAGCGAGGCCGGCAGCATCGGCCTGAGCTGGGCCCAGCCGGAGAGTGCGCTCCTGATCGGAGATGGGGCCGCCGCCGTGCTGGTGGGACCGGCCGACCACCCTTATCAAGGGCTGGAAGCAGCCCGCTTTGAGACGTACCCGGAGGGCGCCGACCACACCCGCATTCGGGGAGGGGGGAGTCTGTTACCGCCCGGGCATCCTCAGGCCACGGCAGAGGTGTTTACCTTCGACATGCAGGGACGCCGGGTGCTGAGGCTGGCCTCGTTGGTCGTTCCGGGCTTTCTGGAGCGGCTCCGGCCTGGCCTCAGCCAGGGGCTGCCCGGCATTGACCGGGTGGTGCCCCATCAGGCGAGCCTGGCCGGCCTTGAGCTGATGCGGCGCTTCGGCTGGCCGGAGGACCGGGTGGAAGTCACGCTTCCCACACTCGGAAATGTGATCGCCGCCAGCCTGCCCCTGACCCTGCATCAGGCGCTGCGTCAGCAACAGGAAGGCACGTTGCTGCTGGTGGGAACAGGGGCCGGGTTCAGTGTAGGTGGCCTGATCGTGCGGTTATGA
- a CDS encoding anti-sigma regulatory factor — protein sequence MVWSNPEHEHYDVASQEDVVRVRRAVQGYAERLGFSVLDQTRLMTAASELARNALVHAGGGEATVEAVTRGLQRGLQLTLQDHGPGIPDLELALRDGYSSGDGLGLGLGGAQRLAHEFEVEPLMPSGLRVVVRRWRGQP from the coding sequence ATGGTGTGGAGCAACCCAGAGCATGAGCACTACGATGTGGCCAGCCAGGAGGACGTGGTCCGGGTGCGCCGCGCCGTGCAGGGCTACGCCGAGCGGCTGGGCTTCAGCGTGCTGGACCAGACCCGCCTGATGACGGCGGCCTCGGAACTGGCCCGCAACGCCCTGGTCCACGCGGGCGGCGGGGAGGCCACCGTGGAGGCGGTGACGCGTGGCCTGCAACGCGGCCTGCAGCTGACCCTGCAGGACCACGGTCCGGGCATTCCCGACCTCGAACTGGCCCTTCGGGACGGCTACAGCAGTGGCGACGGTCTGGGGCTCGGGCTGGGTGGCGCGCAGCGGCTGGCGCACGAGTTCGAGGTAGAACCGCTGATGCCCAGCGGCCTGCGCGTGGTCGTGCGCCGCTGGCGGGGCCAGCCGTGA
- a CDS encoding ATP-binding protein: protein MIFPLDLVVLTHPDDVLHAARRTSLIADRLGIPALVQTRVGTAVAELARNALAYGAGGAVHLGVRSGVDGQFLTLEVQDHGAGFKLEQMLEQHPDHGLNAVRRLVDHLTARVAPGRGMRVCAEQRLTGPLWTQEALAELAATLETTSNGTPLDLARRHNAQLLSTLQREQDTNRGMATLQRVTARLLSANSSADVAEAVLSEGLSSVGASGGVIVLRPEGGPLRLLAARGERWMRHAALLLQTVSPVSDCIQLEQPVVLATRADIARRYPALLATGPGELRALAALPLQVGRELVGSLMMSFTHEVTLTTPDLDFLQALAGSCAQALDRARLYDLERDHAEELERRVEERTGRLQELNMELEAFAYSMSQDLREPLRHMQGFLGLLERQLEPHLDDKMRRHLSIIHTAGNRMNALIDDLVQFSQFGRRELHLQDVRLDMLVVQVRSDLDAISRGRTVRWQVGPLPTVQADALLLRQVLAHLLHNALKFTRDREVAVIEVSATLQDDFHLIHVRDNGVGFDPLHADRLFRLFQRLHRDDTLEGAGVGLANVRRIVVRHGGRVFAEGHPGAGACFSFSLPAVPPPPAGSMDRNTHS, encoded by the coding sequence GTGATCTTTCCGCTGGACCTGGTGGTGTTGACCCACCCGGACGACGTGCTGCATGCTGCGCGGCGGACGAGCCTGATCGCTGACCGGCTGGGCATTCCGGCGCTGGTCCAGACCCGCGTCGGAACCGCCGTTGCGGAACTGGCCCGCAACGCGCTCGCGTATGGCGCGGGGGGCGCCGTCCACCTGGGGGTCCGCAGTGGGGTGGACGGCCAGTTCCTGACGCTGGAGGTGCAGGACCATGGGGCAGGCTTCAAGCTGGAACAGATGCTTGAGCAGCACCCGGACCACGGGCTGAATGCGGTGCGGCGGCTGGTGGACCACCTGACGGCGCGGGTCGCCCCCGGGCGCGGCATGCGGGTATGCGCCGAGCAGCGGCTGACCGGCCCGCTGTGGACCCAGGAAGCGCTGGCGGAACTGGCCGCCACCCTCGAAACCACCTCCAACGGCACTCCGTTGGACCTGGCGCGGCGGCACAATGCGCAACTGCTCAGCACGCTGCAGCGGGAACAGGATACCAACCGGGGCATGGCCACCCTGCAGCGGGTGACGGCCCGGCTGCTCTCTGCCAACAGCAGCGCGGACGTGGCCGAAGCGGTGCTGAGCGAGGGCCTCAGCAGCGTGGGGGCCAGCGGCGGCGTGATTGTGCTGCGCCCTGAGGGGGGCCCTCTGCGGCTCCTGGCGGCCCGAGGCGAGCGCTGGATGCGTCACGCCGCGCTGCTGCTGCAGACCGTCTCGCCCGTCAGCGACTGCATCCAGCTGGAGCAGCCGGTGGTCCTGGCCACCCGCGCCGACATTGCCCGCCGCTATCCGGCGCTGCTGGCGACCGGGCCCGGCGAGTTGCGGGCGCTGGCAGCGCTGCCGCTGCAGGTGGGGCGTGAACTGGTCGGCAGCCTGATGATGAGCTTTACCCACGAGGTAACACTGACCACGCCGGACCTGGACTTCCTGCAGGCGCTGGCCGGCTCGTGCGCCCAGGCGCTGGACCGCGCGCGCCTGTACGATCTGGAACGCGATCACGCCGAGGAACTGGAGCGGCGGGTGGAGGAACGCACCGGGCGCCTGCAGGAGCTGAACATGGAGCTGGAGGCCTTCGCGTACTCCATGTCGCAGGACCTGCGCGAGCCGCTGCGGCACATGCAGGGCTTTCTGGGCCTGCTGGAACGGCAGCTGGAACCGCATCTGGACGACAAGATGCGCCGTCACCTGAGCATCATCCACACCGCCGGCAACCGCATGAACGCCCTGATCGACGATCTGGTGCAGTTCTCGCAGTTCGGCCGCCGGGAACTGCATCTGCAGGACGTGCGGCTGGACATGCTGGTGGTGCAGGTTCGCAGCGACCTGGACGCGATCTCTCGCGGGCGCACGGTCCGCTGGCAGGTGGGCCCACTGCCGACTGTGCAGGCCGACGCGCTGCTGCTGCGGCAGGTGCTGGCGCATCTGCTGCACAACGCCCTGAAGTTCACCCGCGACCGGGAGGTGGCGGTCATCGAAGTGTCGGCCACCCTGCAGGACGACTTCCACCTGATTCACGTGCGCGACAACGGCGTGGGATTTGACCCGCTGCACGCCGACCGGCTGTTTCGGCTGTTCCAGCGGTTGCACCGCGACGACACGCTGGAAGGTGCGGGGGTGGGGCTGGCCAATGTGCGGCGCATCGTGGTGCGCCACGGCGGCCGGGTGTTCGCGGAGGGCCACCCTGGTGCGGGGGCATGTTTCAGCTTCAGCCTGCCGGCGGTCCCGCCCCCCCCAGCGGGTAGCATGGACCGGAACACTCACTCCTGA
- a CDS encoding glycosyltransferase, protein MTRGQVMFERVYLAGALAFLTLKAVTLLVNAASFPRLRSCPDQTTSDRISILVPARNEAENLRHTLPGLMTQGAFEVLLLDDQSQDQTAQVALQLGATVLKGHALPYGWLGKSWACWQLAAQARGDVLVFTDADVRWHEGALRAVHDTLMRHRADLLTVLPRPEGLTVGARLLTPLVDAVVLSYLPYPLLQSALPLATTANGQVMAFRRSAYLASGGHAKVRGDMLEDTQLARHLKATGGRVVQALGQDWIGVRMYGSYPDSVQGFGKNAVGVHLESRGLLVMLGLWHLMVYTVPWLLLLGGWGWTVVRVVGVLERTVVNVITGRKGPGDLAEGLLGPLTPLFALPAYVMALQPTVSWKGRQYRQQPARLKPFLRVGIHSKEQR, encoded by the coding sequence ATGACGCGCGGACAGGTAATGTTTGAGCGTGTCTATCTTGCAGGCGCCCTTGCTTTCCTCACCTTGAAAGCCGTGACGCTGCTGGTGAACGCTGCCTCGTTTCCGCGCTTACGATCCTGCCCGGACCAGACAACATCAGATCGCATCTCCATCCTGGTTCCAGCCCGCAACGAAGCGGAGAACCTGCGCCATACCCTGCCGGGCCTCATGACCCAGGGGGCCTTTGAGGTTCTGCTCCTGGACGACCAAAGCCAGGATCAGACGGCACAGGTCGCCCTTCAGTTAGGTGCGACCGTGCTGAAAGGTCACGCGCTTCCATATGGATGGCTCGGCAAATCCTGGGCCTGCTGGCAGCTGGCGGCCCAGGCCAGAGGCGATGTGCTGGTCTTCACGGACGCGGATGTGCGGTGGCACGAAGGTGCGCTTAGGGCAGTGCATGACACGCTGATGCGGCACCGTGCAGATCTGCTGACGGTGCTGCCTCGGCCAGAAGGCCTGACGGTTGGCGCCCGGTTGCTGACTCCTCTGGTAGACGCTGTCGTCCTGTCCTATTTGCCCTATCCGCTCCTGCAATCCGCCCTTCCGCTCGCCACCACGGCGAACGGGCAGGTGATGGCCTTCCGGCGATCGGCTTATCTTGCGTCTGGGGGCCATGCCAAGGTGCGAGGCGACATGCTGGAAGATACCCAGCTTGCCCGGCACCTCAAGGCGACGGGCGGACGGGTGGTTCAGGCACTCGGGCAGGATTGGATAGGCGTGCGGATGTACGGCAGCTACCCGGACTCCGTGCAGGGTTTTGGAAAGAACGCGGTGGGGGTGCACCTTGAATCACGGGGGCTTCTGGTGATGCTTGGACTATGGCATCTGATGGTTTATACCGTGCCATGGCTGTTGCTGCTGGGTGGCTGGGGATGGACGGTGGTTCGCGTTGTCGGGGTCCTGGAACGGACGGTGGTCAATGTGATTACCGGGCGCAAGGGGCCGGGTGATCTGGCTGAAGGGCTGCTTGGGCCTCTGACTCCGCTCTTTGCACTCCCTGCTTATGTGATGGCCCTTCAACCTACGGTGAGCTGGAAGGGGCGCCAGTATCGCCAACAACCGGCTCGTCTCAAACCGTTTCTCAGGGTGGGAATACATTCCAAAGAACAGAGGTAA
- a CDS encoding ATP-binding protein has product MNALLSRWMPLNDPSAVGAARRMAVEAARQRGADEQLLGRLALIVTELGTNVVRHAGGGQLLLSAAADGPGLEVLTLDRGPGIEHLPSAMRDGYSTQGSAGNGLGGVGRLADLFDVYSDDQGTVFSALVGSAEAVRAHDVGVVVRPHPNETVSGDHAYVVQDGPTLCLTLLDGLGHGPAAALVTEVAGTVLAGAPVQPLARLQALHLGLRDTRGAVAAVVTLNGSDGVVAGLGNISVTCQSVSAHRTFVMTPGTLGHQWTPPREQPLTLTPGEVLVMHSDGVQTRWRLDRYPGLAQRRAIVIAAVLLRDLGRGPDDASVAVVKVRP; this is encoded by the coding sequence ATGAACGCGCTGCTGTCGCGCTGGATGCCGCTGAACGACCCGAGTGCGGTCGGCGCCGCCCGGCGCATGGCGGTGGAGGCGGCCCGGCAGCGTGGCGCCGACGAACAGCTGCTGGGGCGGCTGGCCCTGATCGTCACGGAACTCGGCACCAATGTGGTGCGGCACGCCGGAGGCGGTCAGCTGCTGCTCAGTGCGGCTGCGGATGGGCCGGGCCTGGAGGTGCTCACGCTTGACCGGGGGCCCGGGATCGAGCACCTGCCGAGCGCCATGCGTGACGGCTACTCCACCCAGGGCAGCGCGGGCAACGGCCTGGGCGGCGTGGGCCGCCTCGCCGACCTGTTCGATGTCTACTCCGACGACCAGGGCACCGTGTTCAGCGCGCTGGTGGGATCCGCCGAGGCGGTCCGGGCGCACGACGTGGGCGTCGTGGTCCGGCCACACCCGAACGAGACGGTGAGCGGCGACCATGCGTACGTGGTCCAGGACGGTCCGACACTGTGCCTGACGCTGCTGGACGGTCTGGGCCACGGTCCGGCCGCGGCGCTGGTCACGGAAGTGGCGGGCACCGTGCTGGCGGGGGCGCCGGTCCAGCCGCTGGCCCGGCTGCAGGCCCTGCACCTCGGCTTGCGGGACACTCGCGGGGCCGTGGCAGCCGTGGTCACCCTGAATGGGAGCGACGGTGTCGTGGCGGGCCTGGGCAACATCAGCGTCACCTGCCAGAGCGTCTCGGCGCACCGGACCTTCGTGATGACTCCCGGTACCCTCGGGCACCAGTGGACGCCGCCGCGTGAGCAGCCGCTGACCCTGACGCCGGGCGAGGTGCTGGTGATGCACTCGGATGGAGTGCAGACCCGCTGGCGCCTGGACCGGTATCCGGGCCTGGCGCAGCGCCGGGCCATCGTGATTGCGGCAGTGCTGCTCCGGGACCTGGGGCGCGGCCCCGACGACGCCTCGGTGGCTGTCGTGAAGGTGAGGCCGTGA
- a CDS encoding F390 synthetase-related protein — translation MDSLRVLRYALAEGRLMFRDRQALEHHAKRLSTRQLRWVAAHSPFTAQRFRQAGLPPSEWRHLPPTGKTEMMTHFDALNTEGVRLEDVLRVARRAEDSRNFTPTVTGRSGALTVGLSTGTSGMQGAFLVGREDRLRWAGVVLRHLLPDWPGGLWRPHRVAFLLRAEGGLYRSVQGRRLHFHFLDLLRPLDQLVAELSALNPTILVGPPSVLLALLQAGATARPQRVVSVAEVLDDEDAHALTVGFGPVVQVYQATEGLLALPCPHGELHLNEAHLHFDLEPLPDGLMRPVVTDLRRRAQPIIRHRLDDLLLLGDACSCGLAARRVLRVVGRQDDALELPSQDRSGRVVVWPDFLRGALARITGLHDYRLDQCGPHELRLQLSPLTAETEALAVQAVQVALRLHGVDVAAVQFECGPLVAEAPGVKRRRVRRTWRAA, via the coding sequence ATGGATAGCCTGAGGGTGCTGCGGTACGCCCTGGCGGAAGGACGACTGATGTTTCGCGACCGCCAGGCGCTGGAGCACCATGCTAAGCGGCTGTCCACCCGACAATTGCGCTGGGTAGCCGCGCACAGTCCCTTTACCGCCCAGCGCTTCCGGCAGGCTGGTCTTCCGCCCAGCGAGTGGCGCCACCTTCCACCGACCGGCAAGACGGAGATGATGACCCACTTCGATGCCCTTAACACCGAGGGGGTCCGGCTGGAGGACGTGCTGCGGGTGGCGCGCCGGGCCGAGGACAGCAGAAATTTCACCCCCACCGTGACGGGACGCAGCGGGGCGCTGACGGTCGGTCTGTCCACCGGCACCAGCGGCATGCAGGGCGCCTTTCTGGTGGGCCGTGAGGATCGGCTGCGCTGGGCCGGGGTGGTGCTGAGGCATCTGCTGCCCGACTGGCCCGGCGGGCTGTGGCGACCGCACCGGGTCGCCTTCCTGCTGCGGGCGGAGGGCGGGCTGTACCGGAGTGTGCAGGGCCGCCGGCTGCACTTCCACTTCCTGGACCTGCTGCGCCCCCTGGACCAGTTGGTTGCGGAGCTGAGTGCGCTGAACCCCACCATTCTGGTGGGGCCGCCCAGTGTGCTGCTGGCGCTGCTGCAGGCAGGGGCCACGGCCCGGCCACAGCGGGTGGTGAGCGTGGCCGAGGTGCTGGACGACGAGGATGCCCACGCGCTCACCGTGGGGTTCGGGCCGGTGGTGCAGGTATATCAGGCCACCGAGGGGCTGCTGGCGCTGCCGTGCCCCCACGGCGAACTGCATCTGAACGAGGCCCACCTGCACTTTGACCTGGAACCGCTGCCGGACGGGCTGATGCGCCCGGTGGTCACCGACCTGCGTCGCCGGGCTCAGCCGATCATCCGCCACCGACTGGACGATCTGCTGCTGCTGGGCGATGCCTGTTCGTGTGGCCTGGCCGCCCGCCGGGTCCTGCGGGTGGTGGGCCGCCAGGACGATGCCCTGGAGCTGCCGTCTCAGGACCGGTCCGGGCGGGTGGTGGTCTGGCCGGACTTCCTGAGGGGCGCCCTGGCGCGCATAACGGGCCTGCATGACTATAGATTGGACCAATGCGGACCACACGAATTGCGGCTCCAGCTTTCTCCGCTGACTGCGGAGACCGAGGCGCTGGCAGTCCAGGCGGTCCAGGTTGCCCTGCGGCTTCATGGGGTGGATGTGGCAGCCGTGCAGTTCGAGTGCGGTCCGCTCGTTGCGGAGGCTCCAGGGGTCAAACGACGCCGGGTCCGGCGGACCTGGAGGGCGGCGTGA